From the Brienomyrus brachyistius isolate T26 chromosome 23, BBRACH_0.4, whole genome shotgun sequence genome, the window GCTTTCATTGAAAGATATTACAAATGGAAAACTGAATATAAAGCTAACTTTACCGTGCATACTAGTTAAGGTTAAAACCCAAACCCATTTTCGGGTATACCTCCCTGGTATTCTCGCTCGAAAATGCATGTGCGGATATACGAATCTATACTGAAATATTCCAGAAAGCGGGTTCGAGTTTAAACCTTAACACCAACACCGCAGTAAAGATACGCTTTAGATATACAATTTTCCGCGCTGTGATATCTTTCAATGTTTGTAATGTTTCTCAATGTTTATCTGTGCACTTCACGTTCAATAGTCCAGCCGTCTTGCTTAAAGTCACTGGCGGTGAATGGACactgcaattattaataaatacaaataaaaacacataatattTAATTTACATGGTGTGCAGTGTCCCCCAAAGTTTAGTGCTTAAATCACACTTTACAGGACACGTCTGTATCGTTTGGGTTTATAGTTATTAGTCCATAAGTAAATTATTTTGTACTTCAAACGCACACAGTGCAGTAATTAATGGCAATGGATAAGTATTACGGGATCTCGCTAAGGTCCATCCCACTTTTCGACTTTTTCCACTCCATGCTCCATTCGGGGCTCCATACTCTCTGCGACATACCGCCTGATACATCTAAGAGTTTGTAATGAAACGGTTTTACAAATCCTACTAACCACAGCAGGGTCACTAAACACGATTCACGTGCAATTCAAATGCAACCCAAAACGGCCCAATCTATCAACACTGCTCTGGATCTATCCACGCTCCAATCACGCGATAATGTAGCAGGAAAGGCAGCCACTTTTCTTTCccttttagttttatttttttcttggatAGCGAGACAGTCGActggaatgaaaaaaaaaaacagtcgcaaaataaaaaaaaatctagccTTGAGTTAGCGAACTGGCCTCGCGCCACCTTTGCTTGTACGGAGGTTTGCTTCTTTTCTCCGTGTGCTCCGGTTACTCTCGGTTTGGGTAACTTGGTGTCTATAAGTTGCTGTGCGAGTCAGTTTGCGATTTTCCCGTGTTAGACCAGAATCCTACACGGGGAGACCAAGGCTTGTGGGATAGGCTATAGGCACGTGAATAAGTtccggaagatggatgggtaatttaAATGCCCACTGATCATTTACACGTGGTCGTTTCCAGCGATTTTCGTTTTGGTGCAAATTTTAATACTTTCCAGAGTAGCATTTATATATTGGGAATAAAGCAACAACAACGATAGGGTTAATATGGAATAACCCTCCCTGTCTAAATCATTCAATGTGATCCTGGACATATATTCTATACAATAAGCTTATATTCCATAGATTTTTTAAAAtagatttttaaatatatttactaatttcttgtaattaataaaacatataaCAATGATGGACACCCAGACAAAATACAAACGAAAAGTGTCTTTCCAAACAGCAAAGGAATGTAACACCAAGTGTAGCAGAGTTTTAATGGAGAGTTTTTAAAGCATCTCGAGACAAAATGTGCAcataaacaaagaaaagaaaataataagCAGGAAAAAGCACTAGAGACACAAAGGACTGGAGCAGAGCTTCAGGTCCTCAGTGATGATGCTTGTGCTGAAACTGCAGTCCACAGTATCCACACGTTCCCACCTTTGTTTCCTTGTCCTATGGAAGATTGAGGAAACAGTCACTGAAGCAGGTAGACCGTACCCTAGTGCTACTTGTCACTGACAAACCAAGACCACAGAGGCTACAGTTACACCAATGATCTGCCTTTGCAACAGAAGAGTCAAAATTTAGGCAAGTTACAGGAGATTTAAAATCCCCTCATTCTCAGACACGACCACTGCAAGCGGCTGCTAGGTACCAGGTTGATGTAGACTTTGGGGTGACCCAGGGCACCGCCtcccccatcacaggacaccacGTTAGTCTGCACGTAGGACACGGGCTCCTCTGCTACTAGCTGAATGGCAAAGTTCTTGTTCACCTGCAATCAGGACACCCATCTCATCAATACTGGCCTACACAAGATCAAACCTCATGGGAACCCTagtcagtcacccccccccccccccccccaaaaaaggtAATTATAATAGTAATAGTGTGCGATTAGTTACTatttatttccattttaaacCCGGTTATTGAATATTGTCGGGAAAGCCCCGACACTGCGGCGTTCAGTATCCTTCACGACGTAGATCATTATACCAGTGGTGTAGAAGAGAGAACAACCGTACCTCCTTCTGTCTGCCGATAAACCGGGCCCTCCTGACGTCATTATCGTCATACACCTGCAACAGAGCGCACATCAGCCAAAAATCATTAATGCTAACTACCGGTAATTTGATTTAATTCTTGGCGACGCTTCCGTACAAATGCTCCTATACCAAAACCCTAAGTTACattatttgtatgtatgtatgtatgtataaggACGCACATTCAACGTATGAGAAAGCCTACTGCAATTCCAGGATTACACCGCCGTAAACAGAGATGAGCGCCTGAAAGCTGACAGATAGTGTTAGATGAACCTATTTTATCTAGTCGCTGATTATTAACCATGGTCCACTCAGTTCATTTCGAGGTTAACAGAAGAGGCCCCAGCACTCGATATTTTACACGGAACCGCGGTCCTACCTGCCCTGTGTGGGTCACCTTCTCTCCGGTATCGGCCACTTGCGCGCTGTACCAGCACACGGGGGCCACTCGCCCCCTGATCGACGCCAGCAGCACCCGGACCCCGCCGGTGAAGGGCAATAAACCGGCCCTGGCAGCCGCCATCTTTCCCGAGACGcttgcttgtgtgttttttacCCATAAAGCACCGCAGTCGGAGGACCGTGGAAGCAGCTCGGCGGTGCCTCTGGGTCCTAAAGAGAAACTATAAACACCGAGATATAAAACTGGGGGAAAATATAAAATAGCGCAAAAATCATGTATCTGTTTAAATACAGTAATTTGAATGGCATGACGATCTGTGTAGAAATAAAGGTATAATGTGTCCGGAACTGCGGCTCTGTGACACAAGAGTAACCGGCGGGTTCAGGGACCCAGCGGGTCCGGCGCAGCGCTGCCAGTCGGTCACCGCGGAGGCAGCATGGCGGCGTCCTGAGTCTCATCACCGGCACGGTATCGTCCTTATAGCTGCTGTATGAAGGTGAGCACTGGCCTCTCCGAGTCTGATATCGCGCGTTTTCCTGTATCGTCGCTGGTGCCGGTACATTTTGCGTTTAGTGGGGAAGGGTCGGGGAGCCTCGGCCTGGGGGAGCGTGATGCTCTGCGTGCGAGTCTCAACGCCCGTAAACGACCAACGGCAAACCTGTATAACTCCACAGCTATTAAAAGCACACAAAGAACCTCGTTTTTATTACTGCGTACTGGAAGCGAGGGCTGGTTAACGGGAAATGTAAGCTGTTTAACCACTTAAAGCATAGATCAAGTCAAACGCATATACAATATACAACGTACGTGTAGATCTGAATGTTGAGTCGGCACCGTGTAGTACTTGCAATATAGAATTAAACATGACACCTCTTAAAAATGACTGATTTTGGAAGGCGTTTTTCCTCACAGATACACACTGTGGGTGAGagggggtgcagtggttacaGACGAAGACAACTGGCAGTTCGCTCGACGGGATTTTGTTGTTATTCCCCTGAGGGAGGTGTTTCACTCAGGTCAGTACACTAGGATATCAGGATTCATACATTGATAATAACTTTAAACTGTTTAGTATGATATGGCTGTTGTATAAGATGTCTGTGTCGTTTGTTTTACAGGTGTTGGGACAATGTCACTCATACGTGTATTCAGTTCGCTCACCAGGCAGATTTGGTATAATCTGCCCAGGTACAGGGTCAGTGGCTCCTTGCCGCAGACGGCACTGCACAGGTGTCTGTCCTCCATCTCCAGAATGGGAGTGTCTACAGCGCTGGTGTCGACCCCTCCCCGCTGGCTCGGACCCTGTTGGCAGCAGGTGGCTGGGATGAAGACCAGGACAGCCCTGAAAAGACGCTGTAAGGACTGCTTCTTCGTCCGACGGAGGGGCCGTCTGTTTGTGTTCTGCAAGACCAACCCGAGGCACAAACAGCGGCAGGGGTGATCTGAGGGGGGGGGACCCTGACAGACTGCTGCTAGGCGATGGCAGAGACGGCCGCCTCCGTAAAACCCACCTGCTGTATGACCGTCCATTTCTCCTAGTctgctttctgtttttgtgtggAATTACATCTGAAACTCTCAGGTAGCTCCCTTGCGCCCCCTAGATTATCTTTGAGGTAAAAGCGTCAGCCTGACTCCTTTCATATCAGATGATTAACTGGGAAGGTTGACTAAGTGCTGCTGGAAGAAGTGTGACATTCTCAGTGGGGCCCTGTTTGTCCGCCGCCATCATCTAAGATGGGCCCATTTACAGAGGCTGATTTCTTATCACAATGCATGagctattaaaaataaaggaatTAACATCTGagctgattttatttatttatttatttgtttgtttgtttgtttgtttatttttttgctgtgcTTCTACAATGTGTGTAATTCTGGACTTAGACGATCGTATAATATGGTGCTCAGAATTGGTCTGATTCACCCAGACAGCACACATGCTGTCACAGTCATATATCTTGGGCATTTCACAGACATACTTAGCTAATGTCTTTAACTACAACTGCTGAAACCTTTTTACGTGAGATTGGGAGCATTGAGAGCTGCACCAACACAAAGCTCATTAGGACTTCATGTGTAAAACCTTATAACTTTATAGCTGTATATTGCTTGGCAATGACACAAATGTACCACCAAATGTGAAATGTTTAGTATTGCACAAAGGCCGTGTTTGATTATTACGATTTCTCTACAATATAACGAAGCAACCCCTCATTTCTGTAACATGGGTACTGCGGCCACCCGGATATCTGCTCTCTCCTCACTGTGGTATTGATATACTGTTGTGGGCTGTGATTTATTTGGAATAGTTCAGTGCATATGATTGGGACTCAATCTATAAAGAGCCATGTGGATCCGATCCTGGCACCTCTTTCTTCATGACCTCTGGCTTGGTACTTTCATACCCTCGCCCTCTGCTGACTGCTATAGGTTCCAGGCGGAGGTGGGAAGTTCGGAttcagaaagtataaatccagaccaagatttcatttcagccaaccagttaagtataaagagtcacattgaCAGAGTACTCCactggttgattgaaacaatcttggtctggatttgtactttctgaacctgtaTTTCCCACCTCCGGTTCCAGGTCCCCTGTATCCCACAATAAGCGGTTGTAACGTCAATGGATTTACTACACAGAACGAAGGGAGTATGGTGGCCCTGAGGGACAAACAGTTAAATGAGACCATCTCTCCTTTCCTACACTGTTTCTCAAACTTACTATCATTTCCCTCATGAACATACAGTCTTTGTCCGAGAAGCTGTTCTGTATTTCAGTTGTTGCCTACAGGCATTTAAAATCCCAGGCGTGTTCTTAAGTTCACGTCCCGGGTTTACGTAAGGCCGCGGTTGTAGTTATAATCAGTGCCAGAAGAGGGACATTTCTTCCGTCTGCCCTGGAGCGATCATGAAATTGGACACGAATTTTGAAATTGTGCTGAAACTGGGAACAAGTGCTCAGGGACTGTTTTCTTCAGGACTCAAACTGCAttattttcactttcagtactgAGTCCGCTGAAGGTATAAGAGGGAGAAACATTTTTCTTTGGTTTCAACGAATTTCAAATGTCAAGTCCTAATGGAGCCTGGCCACAGTGAAAATTACACTCAGAATAGGGCTTCTGCTCTTCGCGGCTGCAAGACAAAGCTTTGAGCTGAAATTATTActgtaatttaacactgacagtAAGACACTCTGCGAAAGGCTGCATTCAGTTACAGGTCTGCGTTTTTCTGGGGGAGACATTATCAGACTGCACGGCTGGTACTGATGATTACTGTTCATACTGCATGATGCATTTTCCTCCCATGCAACGCTGTCTATGTAATATATAACAcaatacccatccatccatccatcagtgtGTATCCAATCCAGGGTCACAATGAAATATAATTCTAACAAATGACAAATGTTTAGTGAGAAAATGAAATttcataattaataaataaataaataagaagtcAAACACCGTCAGTCCAAATCATAGCGTTTTGTTTCATCGGAGTGTAACTTTTTTTcatgaccactagatggcaacAAAGACGCAGACTCGGTTCTTGACATAGTTTGACCATAATCCGCATGGTGCGTTCTTGTACGTGCCCGTCCAGGGATGCTGTAGCCCAGCCTAAAACCCTAGGGTAACCCAGCAGAAGAGCCTTCATGTGAATTCAGAACCAAGTCACCCTTTAATATCTAGAATTTGATGCTCTAAGTGCCACGTGACAATTACCTGAAGATCCGAGATAGACTGAAGATCCGAGATTCGAAGGTCTTTACTGTCATTCCTATGCATCAAAACACTGCACAGCATGAAGGAATGAAATGTGTTTCTCTGGGTCCCAATGCACAGTATGAAAGAAAACAGAGGGATACAACAAAGAAGttgtaaatacaataaaaacgattaaaaaatagaaaaacaaaaccATAAAAATTAGGTGGCTGTAAAGTGACAGTGCAGTGTTGGAGTGCAGTGATGTGCCAGATAATTAAGTACATCGGGCACAGTAGGTATGCTGTGTGAGAGTGACGGTAAAGTTTATTTGTGCACCATGTTCCTATTGCATAACCTGAATTCCCCCTGCCTGATAGCAAGGGGCCACACAGAGGGTGTACAGCGGAGTGGGGGTCCTCATGATGCAGgaggcctaaccctaaccccccctgcCTGATAGCAAGGGGCCACACAGAGGGTGTACAGCGGAGTGGGGGCCCTCATGATGCAGgaggcctaaccctaaccccccctgcCTGATAGCAAGGGGCCACACAGAGCGTGTACAGCGGAGTGGGGGCCCTCATGATGCAGgaggcctaaccctaaccccccctgcCTGATAGCAAGGGGCCACACAGAGGGTGTACAGCGGAGTGGGGGCCCTCATGATGCAGgaggcctaaccctaaccccccctgcCTGATAGCAAGGGGCCACACAGAGCGTGTACAGCGGAGTGGGGGCCCTCATGATGCAGgaggcctaaccctaacccccccctgcCTGATAGCAAGGGGCCACACAGAGCGTGTACAGCGGAGTGGGGGCCCTCATGATGCAGgaggcctaaccctaaccccccctgcCTGATAGCAAGGGGCCACACAGAGCGTGTACAGCGGAGTGGGGGCCCTCATGATGCAGgaggcctaaccctaaccccccctgcCTGATAGCAAGGGGCCACACAGAGGGTGTACAGCGGAGTGGGGGCCCTCATGATGCAGgaggcctaaccctaaccccccctgcCTGATGGCAAGGGGCCACACAGAGCGTGGACAGGGGAGTGAGGGCCCTCATgatacaggaggctgttttcCTGCACCTGCTGGTGTAGACGTCCCCGACGGTAGACAGACTGCTACCCATGATCCTTTGCACGGTATTTACTCCTTACCGATGTTGCTGTCTGTCTGTAGCAGAGCAGCTGTGGCCTGCTCTACACAGAGGTGCAGGATGTGAGGATGCTCTGTACCACACACCTGTAGAAGGTACACGCCGGTTTGGTGTATCTCACATCCTCACATCCAGTTCATATACAGGTCaacaaaaaaagcattttaaccAAGGTACGGATCAGCTTTCACTCATATTTGTATGTTACGTTATGAGGCCTAACATTGATCCATCTAGTCATGTCACAAATGCATTTCTGTGTCCTTGTAGCATAAGGGGCTCTCTTTCATTAACAGCGACTGTTATAATCCATTTCCAAACcattaaaaatatatgttttcCGCTTCTTACACAGCTACCTGCCTGTACCTGGATCGTCTGTCAGGAGCAGCTTCGACAATCTACCAAGTTTTACTGTTTTTCAGCTCGTACTTTGTTTTGAATTGTGTCGACAGAAATGATTCAGACAAAACAAAGTATTTTCTGCAGTCCAATAATTGaggtaaaaaaaagaaagttattTGAGCCCAAATGCATTTACCACTTCACCAAATTATAGGCAAGAATAATCTGGTGATTACACTCTTTCCAAGTGGTGGcggatttgtttttgttttgttttgggggggggggggttactttttttgtttttagtaacaaaacacacacacacacacacacacacacacacacacacacacacacacacaccattcacacctaagggcaatctGGAagctccaatcagcctcaaAATGTTTTCGGATTGTGGAGGGAAACTAGAGTACCCAGCGGAAACCCCActacgacacggggagaacatgcacacacacgcatgagACCCTGGCAGGAGATTTGAAGCctaatcccagaggtgtgaggcaacagtgctaatcactacaccaccatgctgtCCCCTGGTTAAAATATTGTGATTTATAATAATCTAATACGTACTATGTCTTAAAAGGGGCCAATCAATTTGCCGTTATGGTACCCCCCCTCATCCTGATTGCCGAATTTTACCTCCCTGATAGGTAAGCTTTACCGCTGGCGGTGGTTTGTGTGTTATTAATGCTTCACCGTTTTCAATTCCGTCTTTTTTCTCTTTTGGCTCCAAAAATACCTCAAATGGCCCACTTAGGCCCCCCTACCCATGCTGCCTAGGGCCCCCAGAGAAGTCAGTCCTCCTCTGTTTTTAAGCAATCCCCATTTTTCATGAATAAAGCACCGGGTTCAAGCTCGCCTGCATTTCACCATCGGACAAAGGGAGCCGCCTTGTGGCCCCTGAAATAACTACTTACACAGTGTAAATATTTGGCATTAATTGATACATAAATTAAACGTCAGTTTAACATTCATGAAATAACAGTACATCATTTAAAGTTTAATAGTAAGGACACACCTTTAGCAGTACTGTACTGGTCCTTCACCACACCTTGGTCCTAGATTGTGGAAAAATATTTTTAGTGATATTAATTAGCTTTTAattgacattttatttttagaatatcCATCTATATTAATTAACCAAGCTGTATTAAAAAATGGCGACTTCACCGGCTGATAAGGGTAACGTATTTGAGTCGCGATTCCCGGGTGTTTTCACCTGTAGTCTGTGCATTACACCACTGGGGGGAGACATACAtcattatttttacattttagcgCTAGGAATGCATGCAAAGCACATTGACAGTAAGGAGGCCATCTAATCTGTTAATCTGGTCATTAGCTAAAAGATCATAtaattccatttatttattaacttacttttattcatttagtcgtccatttttttcttgttttcttatttatttattcaccaGGTAGCCTTTGGACTTTTAAATAGGTTTTCCTCTTCACCCGTTGATATTGTTCGCAACATTTGGGGGCTGTTTTATAAGCACAGTATTGGAGCAAGCGTGATGTTCACTATCCACAACATCCAACCCTCTAAGGCTTGCTGAGCTGTACAGCATGTAGCTTACGTTTGAAATTGTACATTAACAGGATTGAATAAACAATTTTGCCTAGCAAAGAAA encodes:
- the ndufs6 gene encoding NADH dehydrogenase [ubiquinone] iron-sulfur protein 6, mitochondrial, whose amino-acid sequence is MAAARAGLLPFTGGVRVLLASIRGRVAPVCWYSAQVADTGEKVTHTGQVYDDNDVRRARFIGRQKEVNKNFAIQLVAEEPVSYVQTNVVSCDGGGGALGHPKVYINLDKETKVGTCGYCGLQFQHKHHH